In Lytechinus variegatus isolate NC3 chromosome 13, Lvar_3.0, whole genome shotgun sequence, the DNA window CACcttgcgccccccccccataatacTCTAGAACCATTTCGTCGAGCTATGCGAGGTATTAATATCATTTAAGTATGATTACTTAGTGAATTATTTATCAACTATGGTGGAGACAGATTGTAAAAGAATTTCATATGTGATGTACGACAAAATAACGATGAATCGAATGAGGGGACTGGGGTAAAAAACACAACTCATTTTATATATAGTGTGCAtgtgttaattttgtttattacaATGGGGCGGAAGTAATCTCtaatgtaaatgataaaaaagggcTTTCACCTCTAAACCCTTTGAAATCCTCTTTTCTCCCCGATCTTTTGATCTGCACTTTTCATAGCTCTCACCTCATTTACATGGAGATGCAGCAGAGCCATAATTCTCTGTCTTTTATAAGAACGGAAAACAATTAAGGCGACGCTGCACAACAGGGctttattctttattatatCCATTTTAACTGTAGTTCTATTTAGGAGTGCCTCACTGCAACTAGATGATATTCCCAATACCATCTATACCATTTATACATAATTAATCATATTGGctttatttggttgccatggcaatacGTGAATAATGGACACGCCGAAACGACCTATACACATGTATGTGCAATGCAAACAAATCTATAGGCCATTGTTAGCAAAAGGTTCGGGGAAATCATAAAGCACTAAAATGCTAGCAGACAATAATACTTAGTACACGTGAAAGTGGTTTTGGCGATAAAACGTACATGTGGTGTATTATCCATTCTAAACCCccaaaattcaatttcattcttttttatcaaatttagaCGCAGACAAAAGATTATGATCTGAATTAACAACAGTTAAATAAATGGGATGTAATATATTCTAGTCTAATAATTTTTAGTTGACCATGCATGCATGACGGTCTTTATGATCGGATAGGTTTGAATGGGCGGCGGCCTCTGAAAAACAAGATCATTCCAACATGATAAATAAACCACttcacaacaaaaaaaaatagatcaaattatATAGAGGACTCTTGATAGTGTGTTGGGGGAGGGTGGGGAGGAtgtgcatttatgtgtgtgtgtgtaattgaGTTTTTTTCAGACGGATCGTATCAatcagatatattttttaacgtCAGGGGCCGCCTTTTAAAGTCACTATTAGAAAGACATGACAAGGGCTTggacctcgaacctctgcatcaatttgtaacttcccctcATAGCTTGTATTACTGACAGGCGCACGCCATAACGCGTTGCAACATCCAGCtcatagaaatattttttcgaCATGTTCGAGGCCCTACTCAGTTCAAGATATTTTACTCATAATACTGACAGGTATTTTCATGCCAGTTGtctgaaaaaaagttatgttaCCGTCTGCATATCGTATGTGTATAGAATTTGTCCTTTGTCCATCATGTCCATATGGTTTATATCAACGCAGTCGATAATTCGTGGCCCAACGTTTTCGAgagatttgatatttattttgtaaagttCATTGCTTCTCCTTTTTAGTGCTGTACAAACGTTCTTCTCAAATGTTTATTCCCTCAGTTCCCCATATTTTAAAGTGTCtgtataattatttgtttaatgaaagaaaaatgcaaatatttcaggcgaaactgttttttttcgccccttttttgaaaaaagaaatcgggaaaattatgatgatgaacaAATAGAATGGGTGGTATTGGTCTTGCACTAATTAACCATTGAAtaaagaattataaaaatactttttaagaAATCAGTTAATATTATGGTGGCCCCAAAACAGATCGTCTAGAGAGAGCTTTGATCCCGCCAATCCTCCAGGCGAGACCTGAGTAAATTCATTCTAAAAGACGATAATAATCCTTTTTAAAACTCATGTAATATTATGTTTTGGCCCCAAAACAGACCGTCTATGGAGATCTTTGATCCCGCCAATCCTCCGGGCGAGACCTGAATAAATTCATtctaaaaaatgataatataaataactccctttttaaaattcatgtagttatttttcGCCCCAAAACAGATCGTCCAGAGAGAGCGTTCGACCCCGCCAACCCGCTTGGTGAGATGGGTAAACCTGTCGTGTTTGAAGGAGAGATGAAGAAACTAGCTGATGTACTCTACCCTCGTAATGCATTCAATCTCTTAGCCAGCGATAGGATTGCATTCAACAGGACACTGCCTGACGTCAGACCTAAACAGTAAGTTTGAATCGGAATTGGATTTGATTTCAACGATATTTTTAAATCAAGTTCCGATaaaaaatttatgttttatgCGGTCTCCATAACTGTATAATGATTCACCTTCATCGAATTTAAgaagtataaaaagaaatggataaagaaatgaataatagataaaagatgtagaaattaaagggatggtccaggctgcaGATAtctatatctcaataaatatagtaaaattcacaaagcaaaattctaaaaattttgcatttttccagtgaaacagttcgaggcatgtatttatgaatattcattaggtgggttgataatgtcatatccccgcatgttcttttgtatttattatatgaaattaggtttattcaaaaattttctaccaagaactaaaacaatcggatttacaactgataaaatgaattagatatctattgccgcaacttatttcatcataatggagacacatcatttacacatgtatgaaaaatgaaacattcataattccatgtaataacataagaaaggatgacatcatcaacccatctaatgaatattcttgacgatgtgcacataactgttttcacaaaatattggtaAATTCAATAACATcgttatttgttgtccgattttgatgaaattttcagcattttgctatgAATTTTAccctatttattgaaataaaaatatcttcAGCTCGGACCAtccttttaatgaaaataatatgaattaaaacagtaaaacccaaaatgtgaaaataaatattataaaaatagaatgtaTCGAGAGAGAATATATTTACatagagaagaagaagaaacaaaagaaggagaagaaggacaaagagaagaagaaagaggagaagaaaacagaataagaagaaggaaggaaagaaagaaagaaaaaaagagagaaagaaagaaagaaaaagaaggaggaggaatagGAGGAGAAGAGAATAGGAGTAGTGTACGCTGTGGTGCAAATAAGACCAGAATCGAGTAATTAATCGATTAGAAAGTTTCCTGTAATATTTAGAGTAAACTGTTAGGTCCTATGGATCAAATATTTAAACCATCTGTTTATTCCATTGATTATGTCTAATGGTGACGTGACAAGCTGATTGCTGGCGAATACAAATAAAAACCCTTTTTCCAATGTGACACCAACGACATGTTTCCAAAGGTGAATACCCAATCACCCCCAAAATATTCTAAATGTATTAatctatatatttgtttattcattcatttcaaaatctgtATTTGAATTCAAGTAAACTGAGCtaaacatgaattgaatcacAAACTATAAAAagcagaatatatatttattattgatatcacCGATCTCTGCCATTGATGATGGTTGGATGGAGTTAGAAGAGGGGCGAAACATCGGAATTATGTCCGCGGGCATTTTGGGTGTTGTCGAAACTGCAACGGGGcggattcaagaacacagtaaagGTATTGAAAATTCCCGTCAAACGACAAAGAACAGCTAGGAGGTCTTTGTCAAAAGTTGGTGAACCGGAACATCGGTTACGTCCCAGATTTCTGAGTTACACGAAACATTGTAAATATAATCATTTGTCCGGCGtccagggggcgtttcatgaaaggacttgtcggacgttttatccgacaagtcccattttatctgacagttaccatagtaacagcacctctcagccaatcaccaTCAGAggaagatgtcagatctgaaaatttatcggatgaaaatgttgatgaaacgctcccctggacttgggcaaaactgctgttttgattcaccttTTTTCTACAAAGACTTCTTAAGGTTGCTCTTTGTCTTGAACTTATGCATTTTGCAATAGATTTTCTATGTTCTGAAATCCGTCATGCCTcctggaagcaaaaaattctttCATGAGTGACCCAGAGGGTGTTTATGTGTTTGCATTAAAATAGGGTGGAAATACACGTTTTTTCTTCTCCATTTATCTCTTCTTTCAGATGCAAGTCTGTTGTGTTCCCCGATGGTCTACCGACGACCAGCGTTATCATCATCTTCCATAACGAAGCATTCAGTGCGTTACTCCGTACAGTTCACAGCGTTGTCAACCGGTCACCAAGGCATCTTCTCAAGGAGGTCATTCTGGTCGATGATGCCAGCACTCAGGGTAATAAGGAGTTTTAAAAACACGATGAGAGACAGAGTGGACGGAAGGTTCAGATAAAAGTCGATCTGCGCATGCCCGAACATTAATTTAAGAGGGTTGAGCATGCGCACAGAGATTTGATTGTATCCCCGTCCTCTTTTTGTTCCGTCAATGTTTTGAAAGGATTGAAAGGTCCAGTCAAGACCTTTTTCAGCCGcaagagatttttttaaagatgtgtATCTTAAAAAATGGCATTAGTACATTTTGAAGGTCTTATTCGATATAAATAATCTGTAGAAACCAGGGCCCCcttattgttaaaaaaataatatttttatttttgttaatatattAAATCTCCAATGCTATTTGTGACCCGTTTAAAGTTTTTCATTCAGTGACGACAAGTTATAAGAAATCAGGACCCGCTCTGAATGAAGGGTTGTTATTACATTGGCAGGGTTGATGGACACCCGGCGTTTAAGAGAAGGCAACCTTCTAGAGGATGGTTAGGAGACCAAACATTCATCAACCCAACAGAATACCCTAGAACGCTTCCGCACTCCTTGTTCCTGGTGTTTCATGACATGTTTTATATAACGTTGGTTCTGTTAAAAATTGCCTTGGATCTTTTAGTTCAAGAGTATGCAATCTCCTCGAGAGCTGTTAAGGAAACAATGAAAATGTGCATCCATCCTACGGAAGAACGCTACCACACTCCGTGTTCTTGGTTTTCAAAACATTGTTTAAAAGGAAATACTGTCTGTTGGTTCTGTAGACAGAACATGATGATGCAGGGCAAGTGCATTGAATATTTTCGTAGAATGTGAGCAAAGGGAAAAATCAAGCTGCATTCATTTGACTTCATGTTTGAAGCCGGGGACGAGTAATGAGCTAAAATAAACCTACATCTGTTAACCAGCTGGTCAAATAGTAGAACACATGAATCCTAAGTGTTCGAAGCTCTAATATCATTATAGCATCGTAGGTCGGCAACTGTTCGCTGTcccttttaatgatttttcatcgATTGCCAAATGTGCAGTGCCTTTCATGATCAAACACAAGCTTTTGtcatttaatttccttttaactacaaaaacaaaaatctcgCGAAAAAAATGTACGTGTCCCTACGCAATACATTTTGGAGAAAAATGTACAGAAGTGATCAAAACAGactaaaatattgattttttttattgtaaattgtaTGTAATAGAAcactgaagatttttttttttaattaaacacTATGGAAGTGCAATAATATTTTGAACCAGGGTCCATGGAATGAAAGATTCATACAATTTAATATTCAGTGTTCTATTCCTAACAACAACAAATACATGAAATGAgctttataattatattgtaacaAATAACGGGCCGTTGTACTGTTTTGAAAAGGGGAAAGTGATACAAAAAAGTTAACGGGCTGCagaaatcacaatcagatgttAAGTTTTTGCCCACATGTACGAAAAAATGGAGTCTGAAAGTAAAATGAGCATACTATATTCATCCTTATTTGCAGATCATTTAAAAAGGAAACTTGATGATTACCTTTCGCGCCATTTTCGATCGTCTGCTCTGGTACGTTTGGAACGATTACCGATACGCTCGGGGTTAATAAGAGCGCGTATACACGGTGCATTGGCTGCCACTGGTGATGTGCTGACTTTTCTTGACTCTCATTGTGAAACTACGGATGGATGGCTAGAACCTCTTCTAGCTGTAATCGCTAAAGACAGGTTCGTTTTGGGtattttaaacagcattttaaCATCTATTTTAGGTCTGACCAAAAAGAAATTATTCAAACGgtcaaacatttaattttgtctgAAGAAGACAGCAATATATAGACattctactttgatcgatgaacaggcttagtcctacgacatcgttggagtaaactaaaccAAACTAAACTATTTACATTACATTGCAATCAATATTGTTGTTTCCAAAGTGGTATGAATCTTTATCATTCACAAGTAATATATCTTTATGATGATTTCCTTCGGTTAGAATGAAGCAATTTAATGCTAGGTTTTGAAATAAAGGCAATCAAGTCTTCTTTGTTCAATATTAGTTTACTACTTTGAATGTTGATCACTCATCTTCTTTACGTGCGAGagattagcatatttaatgtaCCTCCGTGAATATATAATAGCAAACAGAAACATCAGGAAGAATTTGTTTCTATTTTACTATGTTTTCTTCAAACTGCAAAATACTGCCGCTCGCATCGTTTCTCTATCCACCAGGCGCACtcgcattactcctattttaagATCCTTACATTGGCTCCCTGTAAAACTGCGTATTAtgttcatattttgttgttaactTTCCACTGCGTTCATGGCTCATCTCCCCAGTACCttatttcactgatcaaaagttataccccttcaagatccttacgttccttcttttttaattctcttGTTACCCCCAAACTTTCCAAACCTCgggtgaaagatcatttgtttactcatcctctaagctatggaatagcctccctcaaaacatcaaacagtgcttgacctctgaaactttcaaacattaggggaaggcggggtaagttgagcataggggcaagttgagccaccagccccaggccaataatgaatgagtcagacattgtggtggtgtcatgtattgatgacccatagcataacccctaaccccaccacattgttttcaactttgaaacaaaaagtagctttttagagggaaaaacatgaatttcagccaaaaaagtaaaaaagagtgtgaaatagataagtgctttataaacacatttgtctttaaatataataaagacatgataacaacattattagtccaggtatggatcttcattcgtgtcatagtcttttatatgatggatgcataataaatgtgtggattcaaaattatcgcactaagttcggactggggtaagttgagccaaacagcatggggcaagttgagccatggtaattcctatggtaatgtatcttaaaaaacaaacaaaccataaaaatcgattgaaatgctggctgaaaggagcaaatttacatgactgctcttttccttttaaaggatgttagtatttatagataattagcaagtgaaaagactttaaacaaaaaattaacatgctggttctcccctcatacattttgtacatagtttttgtggctcaacttaccccagaaggtggctcaaacttaccccatatatggggcaagttgagccatttgacatcgttttttcaaaggtcacgatgactttcagtgtggggatagaaagttatatataggtggaaaatatttcagaagaattaaatttcaaggcaaggtacttatttcgacaagattattaatcatatcaattcgaacatgcaaaaagcaaaaacagtcacaacttaccccgccttcccctacctcaaaacatttctgttcaattcttcttaatttcctaaaaagcgcATTGAGCACTCTACGGtgtggatttggcgcgatattagtctaattattatatttactattattttcaatattcatgttcaccatgtatatacattgtaaAGATCTTCTGTTATCCTTGTTGTTTATAGGAGAAACGTTGTGACCCCTACAATAGATGTTATAAACGACAGGGACTTTGCATTTCAAGGACATGACGATCTTCCTTATGTAAgatattctttctttcacttagataaaatgtatgaaataaactTGGATATAGCCTTCCTGCGTAactttactaaaaaaaaagatttatgaaacacccacaccaggggagcgtttcatcaatattttcatctgacaagttgtcagatctgacatccttccatgattttgattggctgagaggcactcttcctatggtaactgtcggataaatgggacttgtcggataaaacgtccgacaagtcctttcatgaaacgcccccctgggtTCCTTTGTTTCCATAGGACTGTCTACCCTATCTACACCCCCCCCCGGGGGAGTCCCCCCCCCATATCTCAGTAATGTCACACCATTATATCTACCTCTCTTCCCCTCTATGTATCTCACTTTCTctcccactccccccccccccctccccgttcTTTGTATCTGTTGTTTTGCTTCCCCTCTGCCTCCTGTTTTACTATTTTCATGCTgtcatgttgtttttttttcattgcaaatTCAGTTTAGTCTTTTTCTCTGTCTCGTATTCTCTACCCCatattccccctttttaaagttGCCTCATTCCTATGCAGCGCATCCCCCGACAAAAGTCCCTCTTATACGCAGCTAAATtacttcaaaaaatgaaaaattttccCTTGTAGAGTTCCTTTTTTCGCAAGATGTACTTGTGTATTCCCCCTTtaattttcagcttattttctcatccatcattcacattttctttcctaGTTGGTGCTATGATTCTCCATATCAATCATAAAACagacttaatttttttatgttactTGTCCTTCTGAATATGCCcaagtttatgatttgatgagcctgcaTATGACTAGAAAAATgtccctgctcagatcctggatgAGCAGAAATTCACCACTGTTACGTAAGagagtgtgtattcaaaaccgctaAAGCACGactaatgaaattttcatagaagtTAGATGATGAAATGAGCTTTTtactcatgaacatttatttgagaaaaCTACCACATTTTATAATTGATTCAGATATATGTCAGAGGGACAATTTGGGGGGACTCGCTATATATTCTTCACTGTTTGCACTTCTCTCAAAATTTTATTGCTTTACAAGTCAGGTATCCAAAATGATGTACtctctatttcatttttatcaaggTGGGCAGTTTCGATTGGTCGATGTATTTCCGATGGACTCCGATACAAAGAATGGATTTAGAACAAGCGAAGCAAGACCCAACCCTGCCCATCAGAACGCCGACAATGGCGGGGGGACTGTTTTCGATTGATAAGGGATACTTCATGGATATAGGCATGTATGATCCGGGACTGCAGACATGGGGCGCCGAGAACTTGGAACTTTCTTTCAAGGTAATCCTCTTTCTCTTAAAACAtctaggcccgtattctgaagtcaggtttaacttaaactcaggtttaaagttgttgtttatgtatgggaagccaaaagtatcaatttttttatgaagttgtatgtttcttatgtttactgtgctctttcctgatttatcgatggtgaagacaatcatctatttatacttcctagacaattatgaatgatttgagagccaaatgagctgaagtatgatatatctatactgttagtgatttatgtaacaattggctatccatacttacaccacaactttaaacctgattttaagttaacctgctatcagaatatgggccttatACTCTAGTTGATGAATTCATTTGTGAGTGTTGGCAAGGCAAGAATGATCTTTTGAGGTTCTTGTCCTCCGCTCGCTGCCGTTCTTAAATCTCAAAACCGATCAATGACAATGTAGGTAGCATATATAATTAGTGTTACTTAATTGCAACTATACATAATGAAAATGTAAAgcgtttgtttgtttgttttgtattgtatgTTGTGTATTTCCCcgaatgaaataatgatgataataatatgaataatgttgataatattaataataataaagtaaaataaagttTTTAGTTGCACTTGAATTTACTTGGTGCTTTGTGTTCGAGCAAGGTAACTCAAGGAAATAATTGGATTTGATCCTGGTCAGAGGAATAATAATTGTagcagtaataatgataatgatcatgatgatgataatgatgattagcGTAATGATAATAGCgaaaatgatgatgagaataatgatcatgataaaaatgatgatggtgataatgataataacaatgatgataataataacaattgtgatgatgatgatggtgataatgatgatgatgatgatggtgatgatgatgatggtgatgatgatgatgatgatggtgatgatggtgatgatgatggtgatgatgatgatgatgatgagaataatgatcataataaaatgatgatgatgataataataataacaatgatgaaaataataacaattatgatgatgatgatggtgatgatgatgatgatggtgatgatgatggtgatgatgatgatgatgataatgatgatgatgatgatcaagatgGTAAGGCTGAAGGTTAAAACAATAAGTCATAAGATAAGATGTTTGGGGGAGGATTTCCTCTTTTCTCTGGATGCAAGAAAAATACCCAATCTAAGTTAGATATGAACAGACTGCAATCACTGTGTGACTATAGAACCGTTTTGGAAGTGTAGCTGGACGGCTAACcatacataaatcaaaatagGTTGGTATTGGCtatgtttttgtacatttttttaacaagtgcacacctagttaccaataatgcatatagcattcctatttatttgaaagcaggataaaagagcattacAGATTAAGTGCCTTGCTCACGTGCATAcgagatgaggatgatgatgaagaagaagatgatgaagatggtaatgatggtaaaACAACAAGACATAAGATTTGATATTAGTACTGAAGAAATGTGGACTGACGCCCCCTACCCACCCACCCCACCCCAGTTGTGCAGAGTCCTATACGACGTAAATAGACCTACCGACATACCACCGGGACGTGATAAATACTGATTATGCACGAACTAGGATCGTTATTTCAGTTCAACATAATGCAGATTATTCCTCGATCAAAGATGTGTTTTGTGATTTTTGAGGACACGGGGGAGGGGGTAAATTACTTATGGAAACTTATACTCTAATAATGTTGGCCTAATGAAATTTGAAGAGTATACCTGTTAGATGGAcactaaaatatttttggggAGGCAGGGCAAAGTATGCATATTATTggcatgaaatgaaaattctaGTTCGTGCATATAAAAGGATTGTACATAGTAAAACATTCATCCCGTCTTCGCGCCTGCCTGTATTATAATCATTTTACATCTACTTTAGATTGCCGTACATTATATATTCACAGGGAAAGGGGCGCTGTTAGAGTTCTCTCCgtcttttatatacatgtatcagttTGGTGTCGTGGGGTTATACTCGTATACACTGAATTAATTTCACAATTTTATTGTTGTGTAAACACAGACGTGGATGTGCGGTGGGTCGTTATACACCATGTCCTGTTCACACGTGGGTCATATCTTCCGGAAGTACGCCCCCTACACCCACGCCTCGGGTCATTTAAATCGCAACACCAAGCGCATCGTGGAAGTCTGGCTAGATGGAGCAAGGCCTCTTTTTTACAAGTTGAATCCAGGCGTTGCGAGCGTGGACGCTGGGGACATTCGGGAGCAGATCGGTCTCCGCAAGAAATTGGAATGCAAATCGTTTCAATGGTACCTGGACAATGTCTTCCCCGAGTCACCGTGGCCGAGAGAGGGCAGTATATTTGGTTTTGTAAgtacttgcccccccccctcccccaccccaaAGAAATTGCAGATTGTTTTGAATGCTATACAGTCATACCAACGATACCGACCGAAGATCTGCCATTCGAAAGTTTCGGTGATGtgactgtttcataaagcagtaGTCTAACTTGAAATTGATATAGATTGCATGtagaaaagaggaaattaagcAAATT includes these proteins:
- the LOC121426655 gene encoding polypeptide N-acetylgalactosaminyltransferase 1-like encodes the protein MFVVSLYTVGRELLKRNGVDDGDADMGFEHELDDFRRQDTLLGNHGNVERLVNKAPRHNAEDLEMKPNVLDEHMGRLHEMRAIKDDMNPKEGGMDDPLIDEQLMLLNNPPKVAKHDELVRVELKEKAKSGVNPQSPDNRPGDVVRLNITNVMDAEKQSLRKHLAPDLLKPPGKNISVQDQNGKDSTEIVIIMVDHDKFKSEIDRPERAFDPANPLGEMGKPVVFEGEMKKLADVLYPRNAFNLLASDRIAFNRTLPDVRPKQCKSVVFPDGLPTTSVIIIFHNEAFSALLRTVHSVVNRSPRHLLKEVILVDDASTQDHLKRKLDDYLSRHFRSSALVRLERLPIRSGLIRARIHGALAATGDVLTFLDSHCETTDGWLEPLLAVIAKDRRNVVTPTIDVINDRDFAFQGHDDLPYVGSFDWSMYFRWTPIQRMDLEQAKQDPTLPIRTPTMAGGLFSIDKGYFMDIGMYDPGLQTWGAENLELSFKTWMCGGSLYTMSCSHVGHIFRKYAPYTHASGHLNRNTKRIVEVWLDGARPLFYKLNPGVASVDAGDIREQIGLRKKLECKSFQWYLDNVFPESPWPREGSIFGFIRNPDHKVCLKSQQDKKVVAKPCGQINQMRLWEYTKLNEIRQDVQCLDFTGQGELALYGCHRGQGNQLWNWNNSTKQISHGLHGKCLSIASTDNKGTTSLEMAPCLDSNPNQRWEMPPPYNPKLWG